In Duganella zoogloeoides, a single genomic region encodes these proteins:
- the ugpQ gene encoding glycerophosphodiester phosphodiesterase — MWPYPKIVAHRGGGILAPENTVAGLRAGLAYGFRAVEFDVMLSKDGIGMVMHDPDFGRTVAGPGAVAQTLARDLAAMDAGSWHSVQFKGEPVPYYTQFIDYCKEQGIWMNVEIKPADGFEAATGAWVARVTRDAYADEIAAGGMAHVPLLSSFSFEALAAARDGAPEVPRAYLLDRIPADWQEQARALQAVSINTNHKHLTPELAATIKQAGFGLFCYTVNDPARAREILLWGVDGFCTDRVDLIGPAFA; from the coding sequence ATGTGGCCATATCCTAAAATTGTTGCGCATCGCGGCGGCGGCATCCTGGCGCCGGAAAACACGGTGGCCGGCTTGCGCGCCGGTCTTGCTTACGGCTTCCGCGCCGTCGAGTTCGACGTGATGCTGTCGAAAGACGGCATCGGCATGGTCATGCACGACCCCGATTTCGGCCGCACCGTGGCCGGGCCCGGCGCGGTCGCGCAAACGCTGGCGCGCGACCTGGCGGCGATGGATGCCGGCAGCTGGCACAGCGTCCAGTTCAAGGGCGAACCGGTGCCGTACTACACCCAGTTCATCGATTACTGCAAGGAGCAGGGCATCTGGATGAACGTGGAAATCAAGCCCGCCGACGGTTTTGAAGCTGCTACCGGCGCCTGGGTGGCGCGGGTGACGCGCGACGCCTATGCCGACGAGATCGCAGCAGGCGGCATGGCCCATGTGCCATTGCTGTCCTCGTTCAGCTTCGAGGCGCTGGCTGCCGCCCGCGATGGCGCGCCCGAGGTGCCGCGCGCGTATTTGCTCGACCGCATTCCGGCCGACTGGCAAGAGCAAGCCAGGGCGCTGCAAGCCGTGTCCATCAACACCAACCACAAGCATTTGACCCCGGAACTGGCCGCGACCATCAAGCAAGCCGGCTTTGGCCTGTTTTGCTATACCGTCAACGATCCGGCCCGGGCCCGCGAAATCCTGTTGTGGGGCGTGGACGGCTTTTGCACGGATCGGGTGGATTTGATCGGCCCGGCATTCGCCTGA
- a CDS encoding CaiB/BaiF CoA transferase family protein, translated as MTLPKALGHIRVLDLSRVLAGPWCSQNLADLGADVIKIERPGNGDDTRAWGPPYAKDAAGNDTTEAAYYLAANRGKRSVTIDIASPEGQALLRELVQHCDVVLENYKVGQLKRYGLDYDSLKAIKPDLVYCSVTGFGQDGPYAHRAGYDFLIQGMGGLMSVTGERDDLPGGGPQKAGVALTDLMTGMYATIAILAALTHRDRSGAGQYIDMALLDVQVAMLANMGSNYLNSGKPPKRWGNAHPNIVPYQTFACADGYIIVATGNDGQYQKFVEVGGRADLAFHERYATNPLRVKHREELVPLLAGMVLRQTRDFWIEQLEAVGVPCGPINNLDDVYSNPQVLARGIVTEVPHPTAGTVKLVRNPMRLSASPADNAVAPPLLGQHTDDIVRDLLGHSDDEIAALRAKGVL; from the coding sequence ATGACTTTACCGAAAGCGCTGGGCCATATCCGCGTGCTGGACCTGAGCCGCGTGCTGGCTGGCCCCTGGTGCTCGCAAAACCTGGCCGACCTGGGCGCCGACGTGATCAAGATCGAGCGCCCCGGCAACGGCGACGACACCCGCGCCTGGGGCCCGCCCTACGCCAAAGATGCCGCCGGCAACGACACCACCGAAGCAGCGTATTACCTGGCCGCCAATCGCGGCAAGCGCTCGGTGACGATCGACATTGCCAGTCCCGAAGGCCAGGCCCTGCTGCGCGAACTGGTGCAGCACTGCGACGTAGTCCTGGAAAACTACAAGGTGGGCCAGCTGAAACGCTACGGCCTCGATTACGATTCGCTCAAGGCCATCAAGCCCGATCTCGTCTACTGCTCGGTGACCGGTTTCGGCCAGGACGGCCCGTATGCGCACCGCGCCGGCTACGACTTTCTGATCCAGGGCATGGGCGGCCTGATGTCGGTCACCGGCGAACGCGACGACCTGCCCGGCGGCGGCCCGCAAAAGGCCGGCGTGGCGCTGACCGACCTGATGACGGGCATGTACGCCACCATCGCCATCCTGGCGGCACTGACCCACCGCGACCGCAGCGGCGCAGGCCAGTACATCGACATGGCGCTGCTCGACGTGCAGGTGGCCATGCTGGCCAATATGGGCAGCAACTACCTCAACAGCGGCAAGCCGCCCAAGCGCTGGGGCAATGCCCATCCGAACATCGTGCCGTACCAGACCTTCGCGTGTGCCGACGGCTACATCATCGTCGCCACCGGCAACGATGGCCAGTACCAGAAATTCGTGGAGGTGGGCGGCCGCGCCGACCTGGCCTTCCACGAGCGCTACGCCACCAATCCGCTGCGCGTGAAACACCGCGAAGAACTGGTGCCGCTGCTGGCCGGGATGGTGTTGCGCCAGACCCGCGACTTCTGGATCGAGCAACTGGAGGCAGTAGGCGTACCGTGCGGCCCGATCAACAACCTCGACGACGTGTACAGCAACCCGCAAGTGCTGGCGCGCGGCATCGTCACCGAAGTGCCGCACCCCACCGCCGGCACCGTCAAACTGGTACGCAACCCGATGCGCCTGTCGGCCTCGCCGGCGGACAATGCCGTCGCTCCGCCATTGCTGGGCCAGCACACCGACGACATCGTGCGCGATTTACTGGGCCATAGCGACGACGAGATTGCCGCGCTGCGGGCCAAGGGAGTGCTGTGA
- a CDS encoding type II toxin-antitoxin system HicB family antitoxin → MKQSEFLRWLIQRGVQVRQGSKHMKLYANGEQTILPRHPSKELKQALVDAVKKKLKLSQCSTKEVAMQYPAVFSPDPSGGYVVTFPDIPEAITQGDTEAEAICMAEDALVTALDFYFEDHRQVPAPSRPQLGQRLVALPAELAERVRSLNAALRRQGLGAFQA, encoded by the coding sequence ATGAAGCAAAGCGAATTCCTGCGCTGGCTGATACAGCGCGGCGTGCAAGTCAGGCAAGGCTCGAAACACATGAAGCTATACGCCAACGGCGAACAAACCATACTGCCGCGCCATCCGTCCAAAGAACTCAAGCAGGCACTGGTCGACGCGGTCAAGAAAAAACTGAAGCTCAGTCAATGTTCCACCAAGGAGGTTGCCATGCAATATCCTGCTGTCTTTTCCCCCGATCCCTCGGGCGGTTACGTTGTTACTTTTCCCGATATCCCGGAGGCGATCACCCAGGGCGATACCGAGGCCGAAGCCATCTGCATGGCCGAGGACGCGCTGGTCACCGCACTCGATTTTTATTTCGAAGACCACCGGCAAGTGCCCGCGCCTTCACGTCCCCAACTCGGCCAGCGGCTGGTTGCCTTGCCAGCGGAACTGGCCGAGCGGGTCCGGTCGTTGAATGCTGCGCTGAGGCGGCAGGGGTTGGGGGCGTTCCAGGCTTGA
- a CDS encoding MFS transporter — MSTAAAATPVLPMSPKSAPRIAAGTADFKRSNRAMFFGGFSCFALLYCVQPLMPLLSHEFALSAAQSSLALSISTAALAVSLVVSSAISERLGRKPLMVAAMAIAAVMTVLCAFAHNYHQLLAMRALLGVALGGMPAIAMAYLGEEIEPTSLGLSMGLYISGSAFGGMAGRVITSVLSDHFSWRLAVGIVGVAGIMAAWEFWRSLPPSRHFTPSHGGWRTLPAGFRLHLSDAGLPWMFALAFLLMGAFVSLYNYIAYRLLGAPFGLSQSLVGTVSFLYLLGIYSSVWAGKLADRYGRRHVLWAVMAMMLIGLLLTLSNWLPLIIAGVALFTYGFFATHSVASSWVGRRALSNKALASALYLFFYYLGSSVVGSATGVMWERSGWPGVVMVLGAALGLGLLVALRLRSLAPLGAAEK, encoded by the coding sequence ATGTCCACCGCAGCTGCCGCCACGCCTGTTTTGCCCATGTCGCCCAAGTCGGCGCCGCGCATTGCCGCCGGCACCGCCGACTTCAAGCGCAGCAACCGCGCCATGTTCTTCGGCGGCTTTTCGTGCTTCGCGCTGCTGTACTGCGTGCAGCCGCTGATGCCGTTGTTGTCGCACGAGTTCGCGCTGAGCGCGGCGCAAAGCAGTCTCGCATTGTCGATCTCGACCGCTGCATTGGCCGTGTCGCTGGTGGTGTCCAGCGCGATTTCCGAGCGGCTGGGCCGCAAACCGCTGATGGTGGCCGCCATGGCGATTGCCGCCGTGATGACGGTGCTGTGTGCGTTTGCCCACAACTACCATCAGCTGCTAGCCATGCGCGCCTTGCTGGGCGTGGCCCTGGGCGGCATGCCGGCGATTGCCATGGCCTATCTTGGCGAGGAGATCGAACCGACCTCGCTGGGCTTGTCGATGGGCTTGTACATCAGCGGCAGCGCGTTTGGTGGCATGGCGGGCCGGGTGATTACATCAGTGCTCAGCGACCATTTTTCGTGGCGCCTGGCGGTCGGCATCGTCGGTGTGGCCGGCATCATGGCGGCGTGGGAATTCTGGCGCAGCCTGCCGCCGTCGCGCCACTTTACGCCATCGCACGGCGGCTGGCGCACCTTGCCGGCCGGTTTCAGGCTGCACCTGAGCGATGCCGGTTTGCCCTGGATGTTCGCGCTGGCCTTCCTGCTGATGGGCGCGTTTGTCAGCCTGTACAACTACATCGCCTATCGCCTGCTGGGGGCGCCGTTTGGCCTGAGCCAGAGCCTGGTGGGCACGGTGTCGTTCCTGTATTTGCTCGGCATCTACAGCTCGGTGTGGGCGGGCAAGCTGGCCGACCGCTATGGCCGCCGCCACGTGCTGTGGGCGGTGATGGCGATGATGCTCATCGGGCTGCTGCTCACGCTGTCGAATTGGCTGCCGCTGATCATCGCCGGCGTGGCGCTGTTCACCTACGGCTTTTTCGCCACGCACTCGGTGGCCAGCAGCTGGGTGGGGCGGCGCGCGCTCTCGAACAAGGCGCTCGCTTCCGCGCTGTACCTGTTTTTCTACTACCTCGGCTCGAGCGTGGTCGGTTCGGCCACCGGTGTGATGTGGGAGCGCAGCGGCTGGCCGGGCGTGGTGATGGTGCTGGGAGCCGCGCTGGGCCTGGGCTTGCTGGTGGCGTTACGCCTGCGCAGCCTGGCGCCGCTGGGCGCGGCCGAGAAGTAA
- a CDS encoding LysR substrate-binding domain-containing protein — protein sequence MELRHLRYFVAVAEELSFTRAAERLHIGQPPLSHQIQMLEAEVGAQLLERSKRWVRLTEAGKLFLDDARRILALSHQAVQTAQRAERGEAGELRVGFTFSTPLTPLFATVINRYRQRYPGVTLTLHEMSTFEQLDAIGDRRLDLGLVRPPEQVLPDNVDLTVLRRDPLVLVLPVEHPLAHKQAIAISDLKGLPLVMFPKTAGTGIHPQIFRLCKEAGFVPNIAVEAAEGSTIIGLVAAGSGISVLPSSFEIIRMGGVCYRPLADPEANTALLLARRKDEISPLVAGFVAVAEDVAEEAAG from the coding sequence ATGGAACTTCGTCACCTCCGTTACTTCGTCGCCGTTGCCGAGGAACTCAGTTTTACGCGCGCGGCCGAGCGCTTGCACATCGGCCAGCCACCGCTCAGCCACCAGATCCAGATGCTGGAAGCGGAGGTGGGTGCGCAACTGCTCGAACGCAGCAAGCGCTGGGTGCGGCTGACGGAAGCAGGCAAACTTTTTCTCGACGATGCGCGGCGCATCCTGGCGCTGTCGCACCAGGCGGTACAAACGGCGCAGCGGGCCGAGCGTGGCGAAGCCGGCGAATTGCGCGTGGGTTTTACATTTTCCACGCCGCTCACGCCCTTGTTTGCCACCGTGATCAACCGTTACCGCCAGCGCTATCCGGGCGTGACGCTGACCCTGCACGAAATGTCCACGTTCGAGCAACTTGACGCCATCGGCGACCGCCGGCTGGACCTGGGCCTGGTGCGCCCGCCCGAGCAGGTACTGCCCGACAACGTGGACTTGACCGTGCTGCGGCGCGATCCGCTGGTGCTGGTGCTGCCGGTCGAGCATCCGCTGGCGCACAAGCAGGCGATTGCCATCAGCGACCTCAAGGGGTTGCCGCTGGTGATGTTCCCGAAGACGGCCGGCACCGGCATCCATCCGCAGATTTTCCGGCTGTGCAAGGAGGCGGGGTTTGTGCCGAATATCGCGGTGGAGGCGGCCGAGGGTTCGACCATCATCGGCCTGGTGGCGGCCGGCAGCGGGATTTCGGTGTTGCCGAGTTCGTTCGAGATTATCCGCATGGGCGGCGTGTGCTACCGGCCGCTGGCCGATCCGGAAGCGAATACGGCGCTGCTGCTGGCGCGGCGCAAGGATGAGATTTCGCCGCTGGTGGCGGGGTTTGTGGCGGTGGCGGAGGATGTTGCAGAAGAAGCTGCGGGCTGA
- a CDS encoding DnaJ domain-containing protein — protein MENHYNTLGIAPNATDDEIKKIYRSLAMRFHPDRNQAPGAEARFKAITKAYEILSDPVKREEYNQSVNHRIIIDAEAEAYQLWRSLFSLHGTTLPAA, from the coding sequence ATGGAAAATCACTACAACACGCTGGGAATCGCGCCGAACGCCACCGACGACGAGATCAAGAAGATCTACCGCTCGCTGGCGATGCGTTTTCACCCGGACCGCAACCAGGCGCCCGGCGCCGAAGCGCGCTTCAAGGCCATCACCAAGGCGTACGAGATCCTGTCGGATCCGGTCAAGCGCGAGGAATACAACCAGAGCGTGAACCACCGCATCATCATCGATGCCGAGGCCGAGGCTTACCAGCTGTGGCGTTCCCTGTTCAGCCTGCATGGCACCACGCTGCCCGCTGCCTGA
- a CDS encoding glutamine--tRNA ligase/YqeY domain fusion protein, with protein sequence MSNDKKSAAPELPSNFLRAIIDHDQAAGTYVRDDLPTVITRFPPEPNGYLHVGHAKSICLNFGLARDYQGRCNLRFDDTNPAKEEQEYVDTIIDSVKWLGFNYDYPAADGGVEHHLHYASDYFDQLYEMAEYLIEEGHAYVDSQSADDMAANRGNFNTPGVNSPFRNRPVDESLQIFRDMKAGKYADGEHILRAKISEDAMSSPNMNMRDPAIYRIRHAHHVRTGDAWCIYPMYDYTHPISDALENITHSICTLEFQDHRPFYDWLLETLSRGGFFKLPVPRQYEFSRLNLTYVVTSKRKLRQLVDEHIVDGWDDPRMPTIVGLRRRGYTPEAIHLFCERIGVTKSDGWIDMSTLEGCLREDLDPKAPRATAVLRPLKLIIDNYPEGQSEECTSPVHPHHPEMGVRTFPITRELWIEAEDFMEVPSKGYFRYYPPIDDKPGSRVRLRHGYVTECTGYDKDEHGNVVAVHVNYFPDSKSGTPGSDNYKVKGNIHWVSAATALPAEVRLFERLFTDPHPDAGGKDFKEVLNPNAKEVITAYLEPGMSAALPDQRYQFERHGYFVADRVDAQPGKPVFNRIVTLKDSFVAK encoded by the coding sequence ATGAGCAACGATAAAAAAAGCGCGGCGCCAGAACTCCCTTCGAACTTCCTGCGGGCCATCATCGACCACGACCAGGCGGCCGGCACCTATGTGCGCGACGATCTGCCCACCGTGATCACCCGCTTCCCGCCGGAACCCAACGGCTACCTGCACGTGGGTCACGCCAAATCGATCTGCCTGAACTTCGGCCTGGCGCGCGACTACCAGGGCCGCTGCAATCTGCGTTTCGACGACACCAACCCGGCCAAGGAAGAGCAGGAATACGTCGATACCATCATCGACAGCGTCAAGTGGCTGGGCTTTAACTACGACTACCCGGCAGCCGATGGCGGCGTGGAACACCACCTGCACTACGCTTCCGACTACTTCGACCAGCTGTACGAAATGGCCGAGTACCTGATCGAAGAAGGCCACGCGTACGTGGACAGCCAGTCGGCAGACGATATGGCGGCCAATCGCGGCAATTTCAATACGCCGGGCGTCAATTCGCCGTTCCGCAACCGTCCTGTGGACGAATCGCTGCAAATCTTCCGCGACATGAAAGCGGGCAAGTACGCCGACGGCGAGCACATCCTGCGCGCGAAGATCAGCGAAGATGCGATGTCGTCGCCCAACATGAATATGCGCGATCCGGCCATCTACCGCATTCGCCATGCGCACCACGTGCGTACCGGCGACGCCTGGTGTATCTACCCGATGTACGATTACACGCACCCGATCTCGGACGCGCTGGAAAACATCACCCATTCGATCTGCACGCTGGAATTCCAGGACCACCGCCCGTTCTACGACTGGCTGCTGGAAACCTTGTCCAGGGGCGGCTTCTTCAAGCTGCCGGTGCCGCGCCAGTACGAGTTCTCGCGCCTGAACCTCACCTACGTGGTGACATCCAAGCGCAAGCTGCGCCAGCTGGTGGACGAACACATCGTCGACGGCTGGGACGATCCGCGCATGCCTACCATCGTCGGCCTGCGCCGCCGTGGCTACACGCCCGAAGCGATCCACCTGTTCTGCGAACGCATCGGCGTCACCAAGTCCGACGGCTGGATCGACATGAGCACGCTGGAAGGCTGCCTGCGCGAGGATCTCGATCCGAAAGCGCCGCGCGCCACTGCCGTGCTGCGTCCGTTGAAACTGATCATCGACAACTACCCGGAAGGCCAGAGCGAGGAATGCACGTCGCCGGTCCATCCGCACCACCCGGAAATGGGCGTGCGCACCTTCCCGATCACGCGCGAACTGTGGATCGAGGCAGAAGACTTCATGGAAGTGCCGAGCAAGGGTTATTTCCGCTACTACCCGCCGATCGACGACAAGCCGGGCAGCCGCGTACGCCTGCGCCATGGTTACGTGACCGAGTGCACCGGGTACGACAAGGACGAACACGGCAACGTGGTGGCCGTGCACGTGAATTACTTCCCGGATTCGAAATCGGGCACGCCCGGCTCCGATAACTACAAGGTCAAGGGCAACATCCACTGGGTGTCCGCCGCAACCGCGTTGCCGGCCGAAGTGCGGCTGTTCGAACGCCTGTTCACCGATCCGCATCCCGATGCCGGCGGCAAGGACTTCAAGGAAGTGCTCAATCCGAACGCCAAGGAAGTGATCACCGCCTACCTCGAGCCAGGCATGAGCGCAGCGCTGCCCGACCAGCGCTACCAGTTCGAGCGCCACGGCTACTTCGTGGCCGACCGTGTCGATGCGCAACCGGGCAAACCGGTGTTCAACCGGATTGTCACGCTCAAGGACAGCTTCGTGGCCAAGTAA
- a CDS encoding CHASE domain-containing protein, producing the protein MGRLLAQRQWFSPSKPVWWAGILLSLGVGALFYVAADRAVEYDGNARFMHQARNAQYHISSYIDSYTNVLRATASFFDASDNVTPADFHRFVSGLRLPSHYPALDGINYSPYLTDDARDAFERAARHSGDGTANGYPDFDIRPRERRPDYSVITMIEPIATFRDRVGLNIAARPAVAESLARARDTGEVSTSGQLIEMNSLGKGGGGMAIRLALYRRGMPRATVEQRRANFIGSVGIGFSVPRLVQLAMEQMQVRDVRLRLYDGGSASAPVPRATLLFDSQPHGKDERTAQLYSVVLPLDFHGRQWQTLFSAPKRAWSSRFDLFLPWLALGTGFIGTLMFYLLFHTLSSSRLRAIKMAKEMTRELRDSQARLQQSHHKLRRLAAHADQIKEQERKRIAREIHDDLGQNLLVLRIEADLLATRTRHRHPRLHARAMGTLHQIDSTIKSVRHIINDLRPTVLDLGLNAAVEWQIAQFRTRSGMVCEFIEHQQDIRVDDRCATAFFRILQESLSNIAQHARASVVRVELAEVDNMLTMTITDNGVGLRANSRNKVGSFGLVGIEERIILLGGTCTIEGGANGGTVVSIAVPLGRESPAGTRATEKSHRVRSFLTAVDKNQ; encoded by the coding sequence ATGGGGCGATTACTCGCGCAACGGCAGTGGTTCTCACCGTCGAAGCCGGTGTGGTGGGCGGGCATCCTGCTCTCGCTGGGCGTGGGTGCGCTATTCTACGTGGCAGCCGACCGCGCGGTCGAATACGACGGCAACGCCCGCTTTATGCACCAGGCGCGCAATGCCCAATATCACATCAGCTCGTACATCGATTCCTACACCAATGTCCTGCGCGCCACCGCCAGTTTTTTTGATGCCAGCGACAACGTCACGCCCGCCGATTTCCACCGCTTCGTGAGCGGACTGCGGCTGCCATCGCACTACCCTGCCCTTGACGGCATCAACTACTCCCCCTACCTCACCGACGATGCCCGCGACGCCTTCGAGCGCGCCGCACGCCACAGCGGCGATGGCACGGCCAACGGCTACCCCGATTTCGACATCCGCCCACGCGAACGCCGGCCCGATTACTCGGTCATCACGATGATCGAGCCAATTGCCACGTTCCGCGACCGGGTGGGCCTGAACATCGCCGCCCGTCCCGCCGTGGCCGAGTCGCTGGCGCGCGCGCGCGATACGGGCGAAGTGAGCACGTCGGGCCAGTTGATTGAAATGAACAGCCTGGGCAAGGGCGGCGGCGGCATGGCAATCCGGCTGGCCTTGTACCGGCGCGGCATGCCACGCGCGACGGTCGAACAGCGCCGCGCCAATTTTATCGGCTCGGTGGGCATCGGCTTCAGCGTGCCGCGCCTGGTCCAACTGGCGATGGAACAGATGCAGGTGCGCGACGTACGGCTGCGCCTGTACGACGGCGGCAGCGCCAGCGCCCCGGTGCCGCGCGCGACCCTGCTGTTCGACAGCCAGCCGCACGGCAAGGATGAGCGCACCGCGCAACTGTACTCGGTGGTGCTGCCGCTCGACTTCCACGGCCGCCAGTGGCAAACCCTGTTCAGCGCACCCAAGCGCGCATGGTCGAGCCGCTTCGACCTGTTCCTGCCGTGGCTGGCATTGGGCACCGGTTTTATCGGCACCCTGATGTTTTACCTGCTGTTCCACACGCTGTCCTCGTCGCGCCTGCGCGCCATCAAGATGGCCAAGGAAATGACCAGGGAATTGCGAGACAGCCAGGCCAGGCTGCAGCAGTCGCACCACAAGCTGCGTCGCCTGGCCGCCCATGCCGACCAGATCAAGGAACAGGAACGCAAGCGCATCGCGCGCGAAATCCACGACGACCTGGGACAAAACCTGCTGGTGCTGCGCATCGAGGCCGACCTGCTGGCCACCCGCACCCGCCATCGCCACCCGCGCCTGCACGCGCGCGCCATGGGCACGCTGCACCAGATCGACAGCACCATCAAGAGCGTGCGCCACATCATCAACGACTTGCGGCCTACCGTGCTGGACCTGGGACTGAACGCGGCGGTCGAATGGCAAATCGCCCAGTTCCGCACGCGCTCGGGCATGGTCTGCGAGTTCATCGAGCATCAACAGGATATCCGCGTGGACGACCGCTGCGCAACCGCATTTTTCCGCATCCTGCAAGAGTCGCTCAGCAATATCGCCCAGCATGCCCGCGCCAGCGTGGTGCGGGTGGAATTGGCCGAGGTGGACAATATGCTGACCATGACCATTACCGACAACGGCGTGGGGCTGCGCGCCAACAGCCGCAACAAGGTGGGATCGTTCGGCCTGGTCGGCATCGAGGAACGCATCATCCTGCTGGGCGGCACCTGCACCATCGAGGGCGGGGCCAACGGCGGCACCGTGGTATCGATCGCGGTCCCGCTGGGACGCGAGTCGCCTGCAGGCACTCGCGCTACGGAGAAATCTCACCGCGTTAGGAGTTTCCTTACGGCCGTTGATAAAAATCAATAG
- a CDS encoding glycine-rich domain-containing protein has translation MNAIAALDLEPIKVKLMHNKSGEGWTLERANAVELEYRRFLTLMKKFPDEQTSPLVDVDTFWHYHILDTMKYAADCQAVFGYFLHHFPYIGMRGEEDAATLERIGNRMKELYEEEFGIAYGSVAANPGTAYCGATTIQAGQYAYCGWTPGAYRGSATASLASPLYTERPRLS, from the coding sequence ATGAATGCCATCGCCGCGCTGGACCTGGAGCCGATCAAAGTCAAACTGATGCATAACAAGTCCGGCGAAGGCTGGACGCTCGAACGCGCCAACGCGGTCGAGCTTGAATATCGCCGGTTTCTGACCCTGATGAAAAAATTCCCCGACGAGCAAACCTCGCCGCTGGTCGATGTCGATACCTTTTGGCATTACCACATTCTCGACACGATGAAATACGCCGCCGATTGCCAGGCCGTGTTCGGCTACTTCCTGCACCACTTCCCGTACATCGGCATGCGCGGTGAAGAAGATGCCGCCACCCTGGAGCGCATCGGCAATCGCATGAAAGAGTTGTACGAGGAGGAATTCGGCATCGCCTATGGCAGTGTCGCCGCCAATCCTGGCACCGCCTATTGCGGCGCCACGACGATACAGGCTGGGCAGTACGCTTATTGCGGCTGGACGCCGGGGGCATATCGCGGCAGCGCGACCGCGTCGCTGGCCTCGCCGCTGTACACCGAAAGGCCACGCCTGAGCTGA
- a CDS encoding SDR family oxidoreductase: MKNPNRSTFNLPRLLIVGCGDVGKRLLPLLRGHYRVFATTSSPERCAELRALGAVPMVADLDQPASLRRLAGLASTIVHLAPPQGEGPLDRRTRNLTAILPEHARLVYVSTTGVYGDCGGALFDETRPVAPRNPRATRRVDAEGVLRRWAVRSDSTLSILRVPGIYGAERLPRKRLEQGTPALIAEHDVYTNHIHADDLAAIIVGALRHGKPNRLYHAVDDSNMKMADYFDAVADALGLARPPRLPRAQLQQVVTPALLSFMSESRRLANGRVKQELGVRLRHATVASLLATL; encoded by the coding sequence ATGAAAAACCCTAATCGTTCTACATTCAACCTGCCGCGCCTGCTGATCGTGGGCTGCGGCGACGTCGGCAAGCGCCTGCTGCCGCTGTTGCGCGGCCACTATCGCGTGTTTGCCACCACCAGCAGTCCTGAGCGCTGCGCCGAACTGCGGGCGCTGGGCGCCGTGCCCATGGTTGCCGATCTCGACCAGCCGGCCAGCCTGCGCCGCCTGGCTGGCCTGGCATCGACCATCGTGCACCTGGCGCCGCCGCAGGGCGAGGGGCCGCTGGACCGCCGCACGCGCAATCTCACCGCCATTTTACCTGAGCACGCCCGACTGGTTTATGTGAGCACCACGGGCGTCTATGGCGATTGTGGCGGCGCCCTGTTCGACGAGACCCGGCCGGTGGCGCCGCGCAATCCGCGCGCCACGCGGCGGGTGGATGCCGAAGGTGTGTTGCGGCGCTGGGCCGTGCGCAGCGATTCGACGCTGTCCATCCTACGCGTGCCCGGCATCTATGGCGCCGAACGGCTGCCGCGCAAGCGCCTGGAGCAGGGCACGCCAGCGCTGATCGCCGAGCACGACGTGTATACCAACCACATCCATGCCGACGACCTGGCTGCCATCATCGTCGGCGCGCTGCGGCACGGCAAGCCCAATCGGCTCTACCATGCGGTCGATGACAGCAATATGAAAATGGCCGATTACTTCGACGCCGTGGCCGATGCGCTGGGCCTGGCGCGGCCGCCACGGTTGCCGCGAGCACAATTGCAGCAGGTGGTCACGCCGGCGCTGCTGTCGTTCATGTCCGAGTCGCGCCGGCTGGCCAATGGCCGTGTCAAGCAGGAGTTGGGTGTGCGGCTAAGGCATGCCACGGTGGCATCTTTGTTGGCAACCTTGTAA